A window of Torulaspora globosa chromosome 8, complete sequence contains these coding sequences:
- a CDS encoding gluconokinase (ancestral locus Anc_8.478) has product MVPKVLVLAGTAGTGKSSVAAILLKHYTEDYPELEFLEGDLLHPESNVLKMKEGIPLQDDDRWDWLRQVSKQSSESAQKHGLCIVTCSSLKKKYRELIRTTSPEANFYFLFLYAQKAVILQRLESREGHFMKANMMQSQFRDLELPNCAEESHCKIVHVDGKNFDQVEKEVLKDVQELFSS; this is encoded by the coding sequence ATGGTCCCCAAAGTGCTTGTCCTTGCCGGTACCGCTGGCACTGGTAAAAGTTCTGTCGCTGCCATACTGCTGAAGCACTACACTGAGGACTATCCAGAGCTTGAGTTCTTGGAAGGAGATTTACTGCACCCCGAGTCCAATGTTCTTAAAATGAAAGAGGGAATCCCGCTGCAGGATGACGATAGGTGGGATTGGCTAAGACAGGTCTCCAAACAGTCCAGCGAGTCTGCTCAAAAGCATGGTTTGTGTATAGTAACCTGCTCAAgcctgaagaaaaagtATAGGGAGCTCATAAGAACCACCAGTCCAGAAGCTAATTTCtattttcttttcttaTACGCCCAGAAAGCCGTGATATTGCAGAGATTGGAATCAAGAGAGGGTCATTTTATGAAGGCGAACATGATGCAGTCACAATTCAGAGATCTCGAGCTACCAAACTGTGCTGAAGAGTCACATTGTAAAATTGTCCACGTTGATGGCAAGAATTTCGATCAAgtggagaaagaagtgTTAAAAGACGTGCAGGAGCTATTCTCCAGTTAG
- the SKS1 gene encoding putative serine/threonine protein kinase SKS1 (ancestral locus Anc_8.477), with product MLTNCQINNFQITSQIGSGAYGLVFHAVDMITENEYAVKAVVKSSSLNDVGKPTTQDNLKKSTVLQTQLYHYFKSFQNRLFLPSIDLDSIQALTNAQLAKAPHYKEIALHLKVHSHENIVTIHQVLESPLATFIVMDYYPRDLFTSIVDEKYFSENGLLIKKVFLQLCSALDHCHHMGVYHCDIKPENILLDANDNIHLCDFGLSTTCQYLAPNVCIGSSYYMAPERILYCNENTQDTMVTSFPTATGDIWSLGIILINLTCIRNPWLKAHQTEDNTFNYFTRDSNVLKKILPISEQLYCLIARILQLNPYNRIDIRTLMSEMANITSFTNDGGPLSTVPQLSQELYNTFIIGDKGMSLKEILHSYHDDEETDERQSCESYPSSSGISTYTDENNTPAGSSNVEITPYSSDVDEMILKVNNALSINNSFAVNERESLSQQQATLPCLQANLSTITNYSISNVQPEGFNWLPNYNNT from the coding sequence ATGTTGACAAATTGTCAGATTAACAACTTTCAGATAACGTCTCAAATAGGATCTGGAGCGTATGGTCTGGTTTTCCACGCTGTGGATATGATCACAGAGAATGAATATGCCGTGAAAGCTGTGGTTAAATCATCTTCGCTCAATGACGTGGGTAAGCCAACAACACAGGAtaatttgaagaaaagtaCAGTGCTGCAGACTCAGTTATATCATTACTTTAAATCGTTTCAGAATAGACTGTTTTTGCCATCAATCGATCTGGATTCGATTCAGGCTTTGACTAATGCGCAATTGGCCAAGGCCCCTCATTACAAAGAGATCGCTTTACATCTAAAAGTGCATTCTCACGAGAATATCGTGACAATCCATCAAGTTCTGGAGTCGCCATTGGCCACATTTATCGTTATGGATTACTATCCAAGGGATTTATTCACCTCAATCGTCGATGAAAAGTATTTCAGCGAGAATGGCTTGCTGATTAAGAAggtctttcttcagctaTGCTCAGCCTTAGACCACTGTCATCATATGGGGGTGTATCATTGCGATATCAAGCCAGAGAATATCTTACTGGATGCCAACGATAATATACATCTTTGCGACTTTGGACTTTCGACGACTTGCCAATACTTGGCCCCGAACGTTTGCATTGGTTCGTCGTACTACATGGCGCCAGAAAGAATTCTTTACTGCAACGAAAATACTCAAGATACAATGGTGACAAGCTTTCCAACGGCCACTGGTGACATATGGTCTCTGGGGATAATACTGATCAATCTGACGTGCATTCGGAACCCATGGTTGAAAGCCCATCAAACTGAAGATAACACTTTTAATTACTTCACCCGTGACTCGAACGTTCTTAAGAAGATTCTGCCCATATCGGAACAGCTCTATTGTCTGATTGCCAGGATATTGCAGTTGAACCCTTACAACAGAATTGATATACGAACGTTGATGTCGGAGATGGCAAATATTACCAGTTTCACCAACGACGGTGGACCGTTGTCAACCGTTCCACAACTTTCACAAGAGCTTTACAATACTTTTATCATCGGCGATAAAGGTATGTCACTTAAGGAAATATTACACTCGTATcacgatgatgaagagacGGATGAAAGGCAGAGTTGCGAATCATATCCTTCATCCTCCGGAATATCAACATATACTGACGAAAACAACACACCAGCTGGTTCCTCCAACGTGGAGATAACACCATATTCATCCGATGTTGACGAGATGATTCTGAAGGTTAATAATGCCCTCAGTATAAACAACAGTTTTGCCGTGAACGAGCGAGAGTCACTGTCACAACAGCAAGCTACCCTTCCGTGTCTGCAAGCAAATCTGTCAACCATCACAAATTATTCCATCAGCAATGTGCAACCTGAAGGTTTCAATTGGTTGCCCAACTACAACAATACATGA
- the TRS23 gene encoding TRAPP subunit TRS23 (ancestral locus Anc_8.476): protein MAIKSILIINKSGGLVYRRNLSNDESLNSNDYLIVASTLHGAFAIASQLTPKALQLSESPLTSKIDYTIPYIPYVGLPRTGANTTEKSRFSSSSSNNLGTTNSLGSFKGSDYFKEPFQSWNKSGIRQICTDQFTMFIYQTMTGLKFVAISTQTPSSVTNSEYSTISVQIADNLLRKIYCLYSDYVMKDPFYSMEMPIKSECFDCRLKQMVSNLP from the coding sequence ATGGCAATCAAGTCCATACTGATCATAAACAAGTCTGGAGGACTTGTTTACCGTCGCAATCTCTCAAATGATGAaagcttgaacagcaaCGACTACCTGATCGTCGCGAGCACCCTACATGGAGCCTTTGCGATAGCAAGCCAATTAACGCCCAAGGCATTACAGTTGAGCGAGTCCCCATTGACAAGCAAGATCGACTACACAATCCCTTACATACCCTACGTCGGATTACCGAGGACCGGAGCCAACACAACTGAAAAAAGCAGattctccagcagcagtaGCAACAACCTTGGCACTACTAACTCTTTAGGAAGCTTCAAAGGCAGCGATTACTTCAAGGAGCCATTCCAAAGCTGGAACAAAAGCGGGATAAGACAAATCTGCACAGATCAGTTCACGATGTTTATATACCAAACCATGACAGGCTTGAAATTCGTCGCCATCAGTACACAGACTCCGAGCAGCGTTACAAACAGCGAGTACTCCACTATAAGCGTACAAATCGCAGACAACCTACTACGAAAGATATATTGTCTCTACAGCGACTACGTGATGAAGGACCCTTTTTACTCGATGGAGATGCCGATAAAATCCGAATGCTTTGATTGCAGGCTGAAACAAATGGTCTCCAACCTGCCTTAA
- the RMI1 gene encoding Rmi1p (ancestral locus Anc_8.475), with protein sequence MSQIISHDITQPIHIPQIDGNRLSSRDSLVLRAFKNDVWLPNTTVAEQKHCLVSRELLFQILIVEDISKSKLSQIEDITARLNPNNQRIDRLSSGREKIVINQVNVESEETNIETSSPPNKKTVYRLTLQDKSGAIFFALNVTNLPWLSVCMLGSKLIISMGTQFIRGVFLLNDTNCIFLGGVNQTWNENRELKLQDYLESKLQRESESQLSSNTKKRKATQ encoded by the coding sequence ATGTCTCAAATTATCTCTCACGATATTACGCAGCCGATTCATATTCCTCAGATTGATGGCAATAGACTCAGCTCAAGGGACTCTTTAGTCTTACGGGCATTCAAGAATGATGTTTGGCTTCCCAACACGACTGTTGCAGAACAAAAGCATTGTCTGGTCTCTCGAGAGCTTTTATTCCAAATTTTGATAGTTGAAGATATTTCAAAATCTAAGCTGAGCCAGATAGAGGACATAACGGCCAGATTGAACCCAAATAATCAGAGGATCGACCGATTGAGCAGTGGCAGAGAAAAGATAGTCATAAATCAAGTCAATGTGGAGAGCGAAGAGACAAATATCGAGACTTCGTCACCGCCAAACAAAAAAACTGTTTATAGACTGACACTGCAGGATAAATCTGGGGCTATCTTCTTCGCGTTGAACGTAACGAACTTGCCCTGGTTGTCTGTCTGTATGTTGGGTTCGAAGCTGATTATTAGTATGGGAACACAGTTCATTAGAGGTGTTTTCCTGCTGAACGATACCAACTGCATATTCTTAGGCGGTGTCAATCAAACATGGAATGAGAACCGCGAActcaagcttcaagattaCTTAGAGTCgaagcttcaaagagaaagtGAATCTCAACTATCCTCGAATACTAAGAAGAGGAAGGCTACACAATAA
- the MET12 gene encoding methylenetetrahydrofolate reductase (NAD(P)H) MET12 (ancestral locus Anc_8.474) produces MSIRELYNEKSRPSLSLEFFPPKTETGKRNLLERMVRMSALDPLFITVTWGAGGSTAEKTLELAAITQRSLNVPVCMHLTCTNTDKTVIDNALRTCQQVGIRNILALRGDPSIEDSVGQERVTQEPVDFEHAVDLVRYIRTQYGSYFCIGVAAYPEGHCEGEAEASEQDPLRDLPYLKEKVDAGADFVITQLFYDVKKFLTFQKLFVDHVSAEVPLIPGLMPINSFLLFNRAAKLSHASIPKHILDKIPPEIQPDDNAVKSICVDVLADIIDTIYRETNGRVKCFHFYTLNLEKAVAHIVAKSDVLHHIMKEAEEEEEEEEAKTNVDQDGDIALDDGPGTTTLQEDNRKRRRNSSNVSTNFTSNQLAVHKTRRSSIGIPSRKVAISISQGTGTLGRDATWDEFPNGRFGDSRSPAYGEIDGYGPSIKAGSKRALQLWGSPTNVEDLRNIFIKYLENSIDSLPWCDLGLSPESALIQEELIQLNDRGFFTLASQPATNGASSTDKILGWGPAHGVVYQKSFVEMFVQKERWNTSLKHIVDHYGREKLTYYVGGSDGSFGSNLEPGSSNVVTWGVFANSQVIQTTIISEESFKAWRDEAFSIWLEWAKLFPRNSQSNSFLRQMHQDYYLVSVVHHDYNQSDELWEILLS; encoded by the coding sequence ATGTCGATTCGAGAACTTTACAATGAGAAATCTAGGCCATCTTTGTCGTTAGAGTTCTTTCCTCCCAAAACCGAGACTGGCAAGAGGAACCTACTGGAGCGTATGGTGCGTATGTCAGCCTTGGATCCATTATTTATAACGGTGACATGGGGTGCGGGTGGTAGTACGGCTGAAAAGACCTTAGAGCTTGCGGCGATTACTCAGAGAAGCCTTAACGTGCCGGTTTGCATGCATCTGACCTGCACTAACACGGACAAGACTGTTATCGATAATGCACTACGAACATGTCAACAGGTAGGTATCAGGAACATTTTGGCCTTGAGAGGAGACCCATCTATTGAGGACTCTGTGGGTCAGGAAAGAGTTACGCAAGAACCGGTCGATTTTGAACATGCGGTGGACCTCGTCAGATATATCCGGACACAATATGGGTCGTACTTTTGTATTGGAGTCGCAGCTTATCCAGAAGGTCACTGTGAAGGGGAAGCCGAGGCATCTGAGCAAGATCCGTTGAGAGACTTACCATatctgaaggagaaagtAGATGCCGGGGCGGACTTCGTAATAACACAATTGTTTTACGATGTAAAGAAGTTTTTGACGTTTCAAAAACTATTTGTTGATCATGTATCTGCTGAGGTCCCACTTATCCCAGGTTTGATGCCGATCAACTCATTTCTGCTGTTCAATAGAGCAGCAAAACTATCCCATGCCTCGATCCCCAAGCACATACTGGATAAGATTCCCCCAGAAATCCAACCGGATGATAATGCTGTGAAGTCCATCTGCGTTGATGTCCTGGCAGATATTATCGATACGATCTACCGCGAGACCAACGGAAGAGTTAAGTGCTTTCATTTCTATACCTTAAATCTGGAGAAGGCTGTCGCTCATATCGTGGCCAAGTCAGACGTTCTCCATCACATTatgaaagaagctgaagaagaagaagaagaagaagaagccaagaCGAATGTCGATCAGGACGGCGATATCGCTTTAGATGACGGTCCCGGAACAACTACGCTCCAAGAAGACAACAGaaagaggagaagaaactcAAGCAATGTATCAACAAATTTCACGTCGAATCAGCTTGCTGTTCATAAGACTAGACGTAGCAGCATAGGAATACCCTCAAGAAAAGTGGCCATCTCTATATCACAGGGAACCGGTACTTTAGGGAGAGATGCAACATGGGATGAGTTTCCAAACGGCAGATTCGGTGACTCTAGATCGCCGGCTTACGGTGAAATTGATGGTTATGGACCTTCGATCAAAGCTGGAAGTAAGAGGGCTTTGCAACTGTGGGGTTCTCCAACAAATGTCGAGGATTTGAGAAATATCTTTATCAAATATCTTGAGAATTCAATAGATTCTTTACCCTGGTGTGACTTAGGACTATCTCCAGAAAGTGCTCTGATCCAAGAAGAGTTAATTCAATTGAACGACAGAGGCTTCTTTACACTTGCCTCCCAGCCGGCTACGAACGGAGCTTCTAGCACAGATAAAATACTTGGCTGGGGTCCCGCTCATGGAGTTGTATATCAAAAGTCATTTGTTGAAATGTTTGTTCAAAAGGAAAGATGGAACACTAGCTTGAAACATATCGTGGACCATTATGGAAGGGAAAAACTGACGTACTACGTTGGGGGATCAGATGGTAGTTTTGGATCAAATTTAGAGCCAGGAAGTTCTAACGTGGTAACTTGGGGTGTCTTTGCAAATAGCCAAGTTATTCAGACAACAATCATTTCTGAAGAGTCATTCAAAGCTTGGAGAGATGAGGCTTTTAGTATATGGCTAGAATGGGCGAAACTTTTTCCCAGAAACAGCCAAAGCAACAGCTTTTTGAGGCAGATGCATCAGGACTACTATTTGGTATCCGTTGTTCACCACGATTATAACCAATCGGACGAGCTTTGGGAGATACTTCTCAGCTAG
- the RAD1 gene encoding ssDNA endodeoxyribonuclease RAD1 (ancestral locus Anc_8.473): MASLFIQEDSDDESLQQELSRQISSRKNHEEALLPQQTMLPEDPHIERDATGPSDDEKPLYPLIPREDSGANLKPNIEDIREVDIQLNLPLSFQRQVVENVLVADDPLVVIGKGLCMIVIVANLLHVLGTPTRINGISKRSLVLVLNAKPSDNIHISDELQELSALSSFENPQDEEPRPFHVINADSQTLEKRRQLYLSGGIFSVTSRILIVDLLSGVLHPNKITGIVILNAESLKEYSNESFILEIYRSMNKWGFVKAFSESAESFVMEFSPLMRKMKDLRLKNVLLWPRFRVEISQCLNNAINPKENKVVEVKVSLTNSMSQIQFGLIECLKKCLAELQRKTPELFRDWWSMANSLDAHFIKSIDMVMIPNWHRISYEAKQLIKDIRFLRNLMKLLVSGDAVDFYEEIQLSLEANKPSISRKYTESPWLMADESQMVVSYAKKRIFNDGKYCLEDMPKWDQLINILDEISYQRASKDYLGPTLIMCSDAATCMQLTRVLSLADEKDGFRKNMLHKLQIYKDRREDRKQMVREVRDKEPERATELNVSTAFAKEQLTTKRRRTRGAAAVAAVQRLKNAGIGEDIEAVIDTYSVKQEIEGSHGDESRPDGEDYEMLPILDESDSHVLDQGDEDMMEMLKSDLSRKIWEQRAKNYSYVNTGDEIIVERFDKVSDDTFLQELMPSFIVMYEPDLCFIRRVEVHRAIHKEIPSKVFFMYYGDSVEEQGHLAAIKKEKDAFTKLIREHSMLAHHFEADEDLSHYHNLAERKLKLSRLRKNNTRAAGGQAGLSEMTQDIVIVDTREFNASLPGLLYRYGVRVVPCMLTVGDYIIAPDICLERKSISDLIGSLHNNRLVSQCKKMAKYYKYPTLLIEFDQGQSFSLEPFSERRNYRNKDSSTVHPISSKLSQDEIQMQLAKLVMRFPSLRLIWSSSPLQSVNIILELKIGREQPDPTMSVSFGSTTGQKNPAVKKNKDPSADQERLTKLLDVPGISKVEYFNIRRKVKSFKRLSAMSQQDLTDLFGDDLRQRINHFLQVEELEGEGTGEDT, encoded by the coding sequence ATGGCCAGCTTGTTTatccaagaagattcgGACGATGAGTCGCTACAGCAGGAGCTTTCGAGGCAGATAAGCTCCAGGAAGAACCATGAAGAGGCCTTGCTGCCGCAGCAGACAATGCTACCAGAAGATCCCCACATAGAAAGAGATGCTACAGGACCTTCAGACGATGAGAAACCGTTGTATCCTCTCATTCCGCGGGAGGATAGTGGAGCGAATTTGAAACCGAATATAGAGGACATCAGGGAAGTCGATATCCAATTGAATCTACCTTTGAGCTTCCAGCGTCAGGTCGTTGAAAACGTACTGGTTGCTGATGATCCGCTTGTCGTGATAGGTAAGGGCCTCTGCATGATTGTCATTGTGGCTAATCTGCTTCATGTGCTGGGGACGCCAACAAGAATCAATGGCatttcaaaaagatcaTTGGTCCTAGTGCTTAATGCCAAGCCGAGCGATAATATACATataagcgatgagctgcaggaaCTGTCGGCTCTTTCTAGCTTTGAAAACCCTCAAGATGAGGAACCGAGACCATTTCATGTCATTAATGCTGACTCGCAAACATTGGAAAAGAGGAGACAACTGTACTTATCTGGCGGCATATTCAGTGTAACGTCCAGAATCCTCATAGTGGACCTGCTTTCAGGTGTGCTACATCCTAACAAGATCACCGGTATCGTTATCCTGAACGCCGAGAGTTTGAAGGAATACTCGAACGAATCCTTTATTCTGGAGATCTATCGGTCTATGAACAAATGGGGGTTTGTGAAGGCTTTTTCTGAGTCTGCAGAGTCATTTGTCATGGAGTTTTCCCCTttgatgaggaaaatgaaggACCTGAGACTCAAGAATGTGTTGCTATGGCCTCGCTTCAGAGTGGAGATATCTCAGTGCCTGAATAATGCTATTAACCCAAAGGAAAACAAAGTTGTGGAGGTCAAAGTTTCATTGACAAATTCAATGTCACAAATACAGTTTGGTCTCATAGAGTGTTTAAAGAAGTGCCTGGCAGAGTTGCAAAGAAAAACACCCGAATTGTTTCGAGATTGGTGGAGCATGGCAAACTCACTCGATGCTCACTTTATTAAGTCGATCGACATGGTTATGATTCCGAACTGGCATCGTATTTCATATGAGGCCAAACAATTAATCAAGGATATACGATTTCTGAGGAATCTCATGAAGCTTTTGGTGAGTGGTGACGCCGTTGACTTTTACGAAGAGATCCAATTGAGCCTGGAGGCGAATAAACCATCAATATCCCGTAAGTACACAGAGTCGCCATGGTTAATGGCTGATGAATCTCAAATGGTCGTTTCTtatgccaagaagagaatcTTCAACGATGGCAAGTATTGCCTGGAAGACATGCCGAAGTGGGACCAACTTATCAACATTCTCGATGAAATTTCGTATCAGAgagcttcaaaagactATCTTGGCCCTACATTAATTATGTGCTCCGATGCAGCGACGTGTATGCAACTGACCAGAGTGTTGAGCCTTGCTGATGAGAAAGATGGCTTCAGGAAGAATATGCTGCACAAATTACAGATTTACAAGGATCGCCGAGAAGATCGGAAACAAATGGTCAGAGAAGTGCGAGATAAAGAACCGGAGCGGGCCACCGAGTTGAACGTGAGTACCGCTTTTGCTAAAGAGCAGCTTACGACAAAAAGGCGACGAACGAGGGGAGCAGCAGCGGTTGCCGCTGTTCAACGATTGAAGAATGCTGGCATCGGAGAGGACATCGAAGCAGTCATTGACACCTACAGTGTCAAACAGGAAATTGAGGGATCGCACGGTGATGAAAGCCGCCCTGATGGAGAAGACTATGAAATGCTCCCTATCTTGGATGAAAGCGATTCGCATGTTCTCGATCAAGGTGACGAGGATATGATGGAAATGTTAAAAAGCGATTTAAGTCGGAAGATTTGGGAACAAAGAGCTAAAAACTACTCATACGTCAACACTGGTGATGAAATTATTGTCGAAAGATTTGACAAGGTAAGCGACGATACATTTCTGCAGGAGCTAATGCCCTCCTTTATTGTGATGTATGAGCCTGATCTTTGCTTTATACGTAGAGTTGAGGTTCATCGAGCTATCCACAAAGAAATCCCGTCAAAGGTCTTCTTTATGTATTATGGAGATAGCGTTGAGGAACAAGGGCATCTTGCGgcaatcaagaaagaaaaagacGCTTTCACGAAACTTATCAGAGAGCACTCCATGCTAGCGCATCATTTTGAAGCTGACGAAGATTTATCTCATTATCATAACCTTGCAGAGCGGAAGCTTAAATTGAGTCGCCTCAGGAAAAATAACACAAGAGCAGCAGGTGGCCAGGCAGGATTATCAGAAATGACTCAGGATATTGTTATCGTTGATACTCGTGAATTCAATGCTTCGCTTCCTGGTTTACTTTATAGGTATGGTGTTCGAGTAGTGCCTTGCATGCTGACGGTGGGTGACTATATCATTGCTCCCGACATATGCCTAGAAAGAAAATCCATTTCCGATCTTATTGGATCTCTGCATAATAACAGGCTTGTCTCCCAGTGTAAGAAAATGGCCAAGTATTATAAATACCCAACGTTACTAATTGAGTTCGATCAGGGCCAATCATTCTCACTTGAACCATTCAGCGAGAGAAGGAATTATCGAAACAAAGATTCTTCTACAGTACATCCGATTTCAAGCAAGTTATCACAGGACGAAATTCAGATGCAGCTAGCAAAATTGGTGATGAGATTTCCCAGTCTAAGACTAATTTGGTCATCATCACCACTGCAGAGCGTCAATATAATACTTGAATTAAAAATTGGTAGGGAACAACCAGATCCGACGATGTCTGTAAGTTTCGGCTCTACGACAGGGCAGAAGAATCCGGCAGTGAAGAAAAATAAAGACCCTTCTGCAGATCAGGAGAGGCTCACGAAGCTTCTCGATGTTCCTGGTATTTCCAAAGTTGAGTATTTTAATATTCGAAGGAAAGTTAAAAGCTTTAAAAGACTGTCTGCCATGTCACAGCAAGATTTGACGGATTTATTTGGCGACGACCTGAGGCAGAGAATCaatcattttcttcaggttgaagaacttgaaggTGAGGGTACCGGTGAAGATACATAA